The following coding sequences are from one Rhineura floridana isolate rRhiFlo1 chromosome 2, rRhiFlo1.hap2, whole genome shotgun sequence window:
- the LOC133376545 gene encoding transcription factor 15-like: MKSSGAAASNLEELESGSSESSSGKSLPSARAPGKRKRKSPRLSGLSKQRQAANARERDRTHSVNTAFSALRTLIPTEPADRKLSKIETLRLASSYISHLANMLLLQQQQSESLGDEPVPLRQPCLQYQPPLQGGTTATTPRPICTFCLSNQRKLHREREKLLSL; encoded by the exons ATGAAGTCAAGTGGGGCTGCTGCATCCAACCTGGAGGAGCTGGAGAGTGGCAGCAGCGAGAGCAGCTCGGGGAAATCTCTGCCTTCCGCCAGAGCCCCAGGGAAGCGCAAGCGAAAGAGCCCTCGGCTGAGCGGGCTGAGCAAGCAGAGGCAAGCTGCCAATGCCCGGGAGAGGGACCGAACCCACAGTGTGAATACAGCTTTCAGTGCCCTCCGCACGCTCATCCCAACCGAGCCTGCAGATCGCAAGCTGTCCAAGATAGAGACCTTGCGCCTGGCCTCAAGCTATATCTCGCACCTGGCTAACATGCTGCtcttacagcagcagcagagtgagaGCTTGGGAGATGAGCCTGTGCCATTGAGGCAGCCCTGCTTGCAATACCAGCCTCCCCTGCAGGGCGGCACTACCGCAACAACACCAAGACCAATCTGTACCTTCTGCCTGAGCAACCAGAGGAAACTG cacagagaaagagagaaactcTTGTCTCTTTGA